In the Malus domestica chromosome 16, GDT2T_hap1 genome, one interval contains:
- the LOC139193031 gene encoding uncharacterized protein → MVIHPLLIFLDRVNSLANTLSLSGSPVSYLDLVAIVLNNAGPVYESIVSFAQAREDAISYGALEALLLSTERQQKMSHVFHVDAASTAFITGHEGCGFQVGASRGLQPTGHGFQAAASHGGHGGRGMFRQLEACAPNNGILGAAPQQRNAFNPNRRVQCQICHKPSHSAINCYNRMNMAYE, encoded by the coding sequence ATGGTGATTCATCCATTGCTTATTTTTTTGGATCGAGTAAACTCTCTCGCTAACACCCTTTCCCTCTCGGGGTCTCCTGTTTCATACTTGGATTTAGTGGCTATCGTTCTCAATAACGCTGGTCCTGTGTATGAAAGCATAGTGTCGTTTGCTCAAGCTCGAGAAGATGCCATCTCCTATGGTGCTTTGGAAGCCTTGCTTCTCAGTACAGAACGTCAACAGAAAATGAGTCATGTCTTCCACGTTGATGCTGCTTCTACTGCCTTCATTACTGGACATGAAGGGTGTGGTTTTCAGGTCGGGGCTAGTCGTGGCCTTCAGCCTACTGGACATGGTTTTCAGGCTGCCGCTagtcatggtggccatggtggTCGTGGCATGTTTCGCCAACTAGAAGCTTGTGCTCCTAACAATGGCATCCTTGGTGCGGCTCCTCAGCAAAGGAATGCCTTTAATCCAAATAGACGTGTTCAGTGCCAAATCTGCCACAAGCCTAGTCATTCTGCTATTAATTGCTACAATCGTATGAACATGGCATACGAATGA